One Calliopsis andreniformis isolate RMS-2024a chromosome 9, iyCalAndr_principal, whole genome shotgun sequence genomic window carries:
- the Osi19 gene encoding DUF1676 domain-containing protein Osi19 has translation MKYIVLCSLLALAAAQPAKNDLWKGSSMDQMVDQTKIECAQKNDEVACMKFKVLNLLDQVFRKDSFKVSETVEVTRNSYPVEEVSARGEASFLDNVQTYLTSHDVTFKLPMESSVKVSARNIDDDQLTFDVKFGQGRAVEEARKSKLKKVVIPILVFVLLKAMTLIPLAIGVLGLKAWNALQLSFFSFLVSVGMAIFQLCKKIAADSHGAPLSAHGPWEYQAQYRSFQDDEQPSSQYAQNLAYSAHAQA, from the exons ATGAAGTACATCGTCCTGTGCTCCCTGTTGGCCCTGGCCGCCGCCCAGCCAGCGAAGAACGACCTGTGGAAGGGCAGCAGCATGGACCAAATGGTGGACCAGACCAAGATAGAGTGCGCTCAGAAGAACGACGAGGTGGCCTGCATGAAGTTCAAGGTTCTGAACCTCCTCGACCAGGTCTTCCGCAAAGACAGCTTCAAG GTTTCCGAGACGGTGGAAGTCACTCGCAACTCGTACCCCGTTGAAGAGGTGTCTGCTCGCGGCGAGGCTTCCTTCCTGGACAACGTTCAGACCTACCTGACCTCCCACGACGTCACCTTCAAGCTGCCCATGGAATCTTCCGTCAAAGTGAGCGCCAGGAACATCGACGATGATCAGCTCACCTTCGACGTCAAGTTCGGCCAGGGTCGCGCCGTCGAGGAGGCACGTAAATCCAAGCTGAAGAAGGTCGTCATCCCCATCCTTGTGTTCGTCCTGCTCAAGGCTATGACTTTGATTCCTCTGGCCATCGGTGTCCTTGGTCTGAAGGCCTGGAACGCCCTTCAACTGTCCTTCTTCAGCTTCCTCGTCTCCGTGGGAATGGCCATCTTCCAATTGTGCAAAAAGATAGCAGCTGACAGCCACGGTGCACCACTCAGTGCTCACGGACCTTGGGAATACCAGGCCCAATACAGGTCCTTCCAAGATGACGAGCAGCCATCGTCGCAGTACGCGCAGAATCTCGCATATTCCGCACACGCGCAGGCGTAA
- the Osi20 gene encoding DUF1676 domain-containing protein Osi20, with protein sequence MRTFVPLAAVLLLAGGSLANQDFLSKSLNECISADSWISCLKHEVLGYLDDKLGTNTEARSLDTVDEAIVARTFKYLKSFDYGVDLPFVDASLKYRPSRSLADLDVEFKGNEVATSQARGILKKKLLLPILLLLKLKMKALMPIFVALIGLKALKALVLSKLAILLVVGFIAVQFFKKGGMMMPMGMSMEPATPAYGAPPLPSTTSSYDPANTWDGNGPYSRVWTPTNGVEAQNLAYSYYSPGSSSNSYSPSSSSSSSSSSLNSGSSSNY encoded by the exons ATGCGAACATTTGTACCACTTGCAGCGGTCCTCCTGCTGGCTGGAGGCTCCCTCGCCAACCAGGACTTCCTCTCCAAGTCCCTGAACGAGTGTATCAGCGCCGACTCGTGGATATCGTGCTTGAAGCACGAGGTTCTTGGATACTTGGACGACAAGCTTGGCACTAACACGGAAGCGAGATCTTTGGACACTGTTGACGAAGCTATCGTTGCGAGGACCTTCAAGTACCTCAAGAGCTTCGATTATGGAGTGGACTTACCCTTCGTGGACGCTAGTCTGAAGTACAGACCCAGCAGAAGTTTGGCTGACTTGGACGTCGAATTCAAGGGGAATGAGGTCGCCACTAGCCAGGCTCGAGGAATCTTGAAGAAGAAGCTGCTGTTGCCAATTCTGTTGCTTCTCAAGTTGAAGATGAAGGCTCTGATGCCCATCTTTGTTGCTCTCATTGGATTGAAGGCACTCAAGGCTTTGGTACTCTCGAAGTTGGCCATTCTTCTTGTAGTTGGGTTCATTGCTGTGCAGTTCTTCAAGAAAGGTGGAATGATGATGCCTATGG GAATGTCGATGGAACCGGCTACACCGGCATACGGAGCTCCACCTTTGCCCTCGACCACGTCGAGCTACGACCCAGCCAACACGTGGGACGGAAACGGACCATATTCCCGCGTCTGGACGCCGACAAACGGTGTGGAAGCTCAAAATCTCGCTTACTCGTACTACTCGCCAGGCAGCAGCTCTAACTCGTACAGCCCCTCTTCGTCCTCTTCGTCTTCCTCGTCGTCGCTCAACTCGGGCAGCTCCTCCAACTACTAA
- the Osi18 gene encoding DUF1676 domain-containing protein Osi18: MKFLTIIALIALLAAFAAAQRTETTTEVLRNIYYKCIDNESMLSCVKPKVLAYLSNAVKQDRVPITDDLAVVRSREMHEESSDEYYPSQYDSVDPARKELLRSLMLEKLDAYLSSHTLEAKLPEAIAGSNIVPRALVDNMPTSLTVPLSDSSNGQGRGFVKKVMIPFLLGLKFKATALVPLALALIALKTWKALTLGLLSMVLSGAMMIFKLTKPKIAYEVVHYGHPPVEHPPHWDTAPHGPYRAYRK, translated from the exons ATGAAGTTCCTCACGATCATTGCACTCATCGCCCTTCTGGCTGCCTTTGCAGCTGCCCAGAGGACGGAGACCACGACAGAGGTCCTTCGGAATATTTATTACAA GTGCATAGACAATGAGTCGATGTTGTCCTGCGTGAAACCGAAGGTCCTGGCCTACCTCAGTAACGCTGTCAAGCAAGACAGAGTACCGATCACCGACGACCTTGCAGTGGTGAGATCTAGGGAAATGCATGAGGAAAGCAGCGACGAGTACTACCCCTCGCAGTACGACTCCGTGGATCCAGCAAGGAAGGAACTTTTGAGGTCTCTGATGCTGGAGAAACTGGACGCCTACCTGTCGAGCCATACACTTGAGGCTAAGCTACCAGAAGCTATTGCGGGATCCAACATTGTACCCAGGGCTTTGGTGGACAACATGCCTACGAGCTTGACTGTCCCCCTGTCAGACTCTTCGAATGGTCAAG GCCGAGGATTCGTCAAGAAGGTCATGATACCGTTCCTCTTGGGTCTGAAGTTCAAAGCAACCGCCCTGGTACCGCTCGCCCTCGCCCTCATCGCTCTAAAGACCTGGAAAGCCCTGACCCTAGGTCTCTTATCCATGGTGCTTAGCGGAGCGATGATGATCTTCAAGCTGACCAAGCCGAAAATCGCCTACGAGGTCGTGCACTATGGACACCCACCCGTGGAACACCCTCCCCATTGGGACACAGCACCCCACGGACCCTACAGAGCCTACAGGAAGTAG